In Pseudomonadota bacterium, a genomic segment contains:
- a CDS encoding RNA polymerase sigma factor: MAATNKEKSGGSGKGREGKSMSVGVLEKLGIGVRRKVKADPIADVVARCKHGDTAAFRELYDRHVSGVHRHLKLLIGPNEDVDDLIQLVFLNVFQSIKRFKGESAFSTWLFRITINVARQEIRVRGRQRRLGTAVVDVSRVTSVSVRQTPEHRVANWEHIYAILDRLSPKKRETFILYMYEGYSLEEIARLLGSSVSTIGSRLQAGRREILDALAGEKAG, encoded by the coding sequence ATGGCGGCGACTAATAAAGAGAAAAGCGGTGGCAGCGGCAAGGGCCGGGAAGGCAAGTCGATGTCGGTCGGGGTTCTGGAAAAGCTCGGGATAGGCGTTCGGCGCAAGGTGAAGGCCGACCCGATAGCCGACGTCGTCGCGCGCTGCAAGCACGGCGATACCGCGGCGTTCCGCGAGCTCTACGATCGACACGTGTCCGGCGTCCACCGCCATCTCAAGCTGCTGATCGGGCCGAACGAGGACGTCGATGATCTGATCCAGCTCGTGTTCCTGAATGTTTTCCAGTCGATCAAGCGGTTCAAGGGTGAGTCCGCCTTTTCGACGTGGTTGTTCCGCATCACGATCAACGTCGCCCGCCAGGAGATCCGCGTCCGCGGGCGGCAGCGGCGCCTGGGCACGGCGGTCGTCGACGTCAGCCGCGTGACCAGCGTGTCGGTGCGGCAGACGCCGGAGCACCGCGTCGCGAACTGGGAGCACATCTACGCGATCCTCGATAGGCTCTCGCCCAAGAAGAGGGAGACTTTCATCCTCTACATGTACGAAGGGTATTCGCTCGAGGAGATCGCCCGGTTGCTCGGCTCGTCGGTGTCGACGATCGGCTCGCGGCTGCAGGCCGGCCGGCGGGAGATCCTGGACGCGTTGGCCGGGGAGAAGGCGGGATGA
- a CDS encoding FecR domain-containing protein: MRGAERECRRAQEDLLRHDDLDAVRRGRLQIHLNRCETCRVAAEGLARMESPLAELPTIDDETTRRIYDDLIPAVHQIAVELRPVQRRSTRYPLSLALGFGLSAAAAVVLLALVAYRAFPAAGEPGAGAEKSTRAVAAREEGRLTGLLDRSEGDVRVDGVSLAESDGTFSLQRGTSMRVGDGARLSFRIGDTARVALLGDAAWRVENASDTAIEVTLERGRIAVEFDGTQGRSLDVRTPDSVVRVRGTLFTVEVSGEGGTLVSVMEGRVEVVPLRGGGALVEGGAGEQVSIPGDGTPRPLSDEQRALASEVDALEDGFVAASGRLVRFNGSPDRVMVEVEGRVLGYTPLAVRLPEGPIEYRLSAPGMEPLIARLGGEQSGENVRFGLAPAAEYRAALPNASAARRPDAAAKRGGDGAKISSEASRWGLVERARAAMVAGDVPFAVSLLERAVHDLGGERLVTASSMLADCYSATGEYRKAADAYDRVASLVPGSKVAQNSRYEVGRLAMDRLGDFGRARAAFTAYVASPLGGELKEAAYYSLCEIDGREGAHKDALHCFNNFLRTFPGGFHEPNARLWRGALYQDVLRRFADAERDLLAFIQAKPRHPRVDEARYRVALGRYQVGDRRGALRMIEEYQRETPGGQYALRVERLRRAILDPDFSLDLESK, translated from the coding sequence ATGAGGGGAGCCGAACGAGAGTGCCGGCGCGCGCAGGAGGATCTCCTGCGGCACGACGACCTCGACGCGGTCCGCCGCGGGAGGCTCCAGATCCATCTCAACCGGTGCGAGACATGTCGCGTCGCGGCCGAGGGGCTCGCGCGGATGGAGTCCCCGCTCGCCGAGCTCCCGACGATCGACGACGAGACCACGCGCCGGATCTACGACGACCTGATTCCGGCGGTGCACCAGATCGCCGTCGAGCTCAGGCCCGTCCAGCGGCGCTCCACGCGCTATCCTTTGTCGCTCGCCCTCGGGTTCGGCCTGAGCGCCGCCGCTGCGGTGGTGCTGCTCGCGCTCGTCGCGTACCGGGCGTTCCCAGCCGCCGGAGAGCCCGGCGCGGGCGCCGAGAAATCCACCCGAGCGGTCGCCGCGCGCGAGGAAGGCAGGTTGACCGGCCTCCTGGACAGGAGCGAGGGCGACGTCCGCGTCGACGGCGTCTCGTTGGCCGAAAGCGACGGCACGTTCTCGTTGCAGAGGGGCACCTCGATGCGGGTCGGCGACGGCGCGCGGCTGTCGTTCCGGATAGGCGATACGGCGCGAGTGGCGCTCCTCGGCGATGCGGCGTGGCGCGTCGAGAACGCGAGCGACACCGCGATCGAGGTGACGCTGGAGCGCGGCCGGATCGCCGTCGAGTTCGACGGCACGCAGGGTCGCTCCCTCGACGTGCGGACGCCCGACTCGGTGGTCCGCGTTCGCGGCACGCTGTTCACGGTGGAGGTGTCGGGCGAGGGCGGCACGCTGGTGTCGGTGATGGAGGGGCGGGTCGAGGTCGTCCCGCTCCGCGGCGGCGGCGCTCTCGTGGAGGGCGGCGCCGGCGAGCAGGTATCGATCCCGGGCGACGGGACGCCCCGGCCGCTGAGCGACGAGCAGCGCGCCCTCGCGAGCGAGGTGGACGCGCTCGAGGATGGTTTCGTCGCGGCGTCCGGGAGGCTGGTGCGGTTCAACGGGAGCCCGGATCGCGTGATGGTTGAGGTGGAGGGGAGGGTGCTCGGGTACACGCCGCTCGCGGTGCGTCTACCGGAGGGCCCGATCGAGTACCGCCTGAGCGCGCCGGGCATGGAGCCCCTCATCGCGCGCCTCGGCGGGGAGCAGAGCGGCGAGAACGTGCGGTTCGGGCTCGCCCCGGCCGCGGAGTACCGCGCCGCCCTCCCGAACGCCTCAGCGGCAAGGCGTCCGGATGCCGCCGCGAAGCGAGGCGGCGACGGCGCGAAGATCTCCTCCGAGGCGAGCCGTTGGGGGCTCGTGGAGCGGGCGCGGGCCGCGATGGTGGCGGGCGACGTGCCGTTCGCGGTGAGCCTCCTCGAGCGCGCCGTCCACGATCTCGGCGGGGAGCGCCTGGTGACCGCGTCGTCGATGCTCGCCGATTGCTACTCCGCCACGGGAGAGTACCGGAAGGCCGCGGACGCGTACGACCGCGTCGCGTCGTTGGTGCCGGGTTCGAAGGTCGCGCAGAACTCCAGGTACGAGGTCGGGCGGCTGGCCATGGATCGGCTCGGCGACTTCGGCCGCGCGCGCGCGGCGTTCACGGCGTACGTCGCGTCGCCGCTCGGCGGCGAGCTGAAGGAGGCGGCGTACTACTCGCTGTGCGAGATCGACGGCCGCGAGGGCGCGCACAAGGACGCCCTCCACTGCTTCAATAACTTCCTGCGCACCTTCCCGGGCGGGTTCCACGAGCCGAACGCGCGCCTGTGGCGCGGCGCCCTGTACCAGGACGTCCTGCGGCGCTTCGCCGACGCGGAGCGCGATCTCCTGGCGTTCATCCAGGCCAAGCCGCGGCACCCGCGCGTGGACGAGGCGCGCTACCGCGTGGCGCTCGGACGCTACCAGGTCGGCGATCGCCGCGGCGCGCTCCGGATGATCGAGGAGTACCAGCGCGAGACCCCCGGCGGCCAGTACGCCCTCCGGGTCGAGCGGTTGCGGCGCGCCATTCTCGATCCCGACTTCTCATTGGACCTCGAATCGAAGTAG
- a CDS encoding TIGR03960 family B12-binding radical SAM protein, whose translation MIRHPYSPFLGRVERPGRYVGGEFGSAPSRAGVRARIALAFPDSYEIGMSHIGLSVLYEVVNGRPGLAAERVFMPWPDMEALLCARGLPLVSLETGTPLDAFDVVGFSLQYELTYTNLLRMLDLGRIPRRSSERGDRAPLVIAGGPLAALCEPLAPFLDLVIVGDGEEALPRFLGRLAELKEQGVSRREIVAELARLDAVYAPGALRRQIDERSGRLVVEGGTPIVRRAAVKRLGDWPPGFGPVPMVSAVFDRYSVEIARGCAEGCRFCQAGFLYRPVRERDVGEIDAAVERAVNGLGFDEVSLASLSSADHSQLGPLVAQLGASLTSKRVSLSVPSLRAYGVPDALVEVLARLRATGVTLAPEAGSQRLRDVVNKNVTEADLLGAARRFFDHGLGRIKLYFMLGLPTETDEDLAEIVALSERLRALGRRCLGRRAEVVISVSTFVPKPFTPFERERMIDADEVRRRQGIVQRLAWQRRLEVRIHDARLSRLEGVFCRGDARLAGVLEKAVDAGARFDGWGDMFVEEAWRLALAEVDVPRLLAAIPDGARVPWDHVDVGVSRAFLEKERDRALAAQVTRPCGRYARGPGEAPAFVCHACGMGCASGDVPLRSPRPVVEAAAAVAAHPRGRPTPDTSHAADPADVVRVRFEIAVFGRQAFLGHLDTLRHFTRSLRRAGLEVDYSRGFHPKPRIETTPPLPLGTAGLGELYDVGLVRPPSEPEIAERLARALPPELEARRVQRLDPADAKIAKAIAAAEYLVAVEVERAVAESAVAGMLAAETIFVERCRKGESLRVDVRQFVASAEVMPSWPSDPAIEPDPARTPLRIVLHAVTSGGARPAELLAPFLGEAMETAEITRLGWILR comes from the coding sequence ATGATCCGTCACCCCTATTCGCCGTTCCTCGGACGCGTCGAGCGGCCGGGCCGGTACGTCGGCGGAGAGTTCGGCTCGGCGCCCTCCCGCGCGGGGGTGCGCGCCCGCATCGCGCTCGCGTTCCCCGACTCCTACGAGATCGGGATGAGCCACATCGGCCTCTCCGTGCTCTACGAGGTGGTGAACGGGCGGCCCGGGCTCGCCGCCGAACGCGTGTTCATGCCGTGGCCGGACATGGAGGCTCTGCTCTGCGCCCGCGGCCTGCCGCTCGTCTCCCTGGAGACCGGCACGCCGCTCGACGCGTTCGACGTCGTCGGCTTCTCGCTGCAATACGAGCTCACCTACACGAACCTCCTGCGGATGCTCGATCTCGGCCGGATCCCGCGACGCTCTTCGGAGCGGGGGGACCGGGCGCCGCTCGTCATCGCCGGCGGCCCCCTGGCCGCGCTCTGCGAGCCGCTCGCGCCGTTCCTCGACCTCGTGATTGTCGGCGACGGGGAGGAGGCGCTGCCGCGCTTCCTCGGGCGGCTCGCCGAGCTGAAGGAGCAGGGTGTTTCGAGGAGGGAGATCGTCGCCGAGCTCGCGCGGCTCGACGCGGTGTACGCGCCGGGGGCGCTTCGAAGGCAGATCGACGAGCGGTCGGGGAGGCTCGTCGTGGAAGGCGGGACTCCGATCGTCCGCCGCGCCGCGGTGAAGAGGCTCGGGGACTGGCCGCCGGGCTTCGGGCCGGTCCCGATGGTGAGCGCCGTCTTCGACAGGTACAGCGTCGAGATCGCGCGCGGCTGCGCCGAGGGGTGCCGCTTCTGCCAGGCCGGGTTCCTGTACCGGCCGGTGCGGGAGCGCGACGTCGGCGAGATCGACGCGGCGGTCGAGCGCGCGGTGAACGGCCTCGGCTTCGACGAGGTGTCGCTCGCGTCGCTCTCCTCCGCGGACCACTCCCAGCTCGGCCCGCTCGTGGCGCAGCTCGGCGCTTCGCTCACCTCGAAGCGGGTGTCGCTGTCGGTGCCGTCGCTGCGAGCGTACGGCGTCCCGGACGCGCTCGTGGAGGTGCTCGCGCGCCTGCGGGCGACGGGCGTGACGCTCGCGCCCGAGGCCGGGAGCCAGCGGCTGCGAGACGTCGTCAACAAGAACGTGACCGAGGCGGATCTGCTCGGGGCCGCGCGACGGTTCTTCGATCACGGGCTCGGCCGCATCAAGCTCTACTTCATGCTCGGGCTGCCGACCGAGACCGACGAGGATCTCGCGGAGATCGTCGCGCTCTCCGAAAGGCTGCGCGCGCTCGGTCGCAGGTGCCTCGGGCGGCGCGCCGAGGTCGTGATCTCGGTCTCCACGTTCGTCCCCAAGCCGTTCACGCCGTTCGAGCGGGAACGGATGATCGACGCGGACGAGGTCCGGCGGCGCCAGGGGATCGTGCAGCGGCTCGCGTGGCAGCGGCGGCTCGAGGTGCGGATCCACGACGCGCGCCTCTCTCGGCTCGAGGGCGTGTTCTGCCGAGGGGACGCGCGGCTGGCAGGAGTGCTCGAGAAGGCGGTGGACGCCGGGGCGAGGTTCGACGGCTGGGGCGACATGTTCGTAGAGGAGGCCTGGCGGCTCGCGCTCGCGGAGGTGGACGTGCCGCGTCTCCTCGCGGCGATCCCGGACGGCGCGCGTGTGCCGTGGGATCACGTCGACGTCGGCGTGTCGCGCGCCTTCCTCGAGAAAGAGCGGGATCGCGCGCTCGCGGCGCAGGTTACGCGCCCCTGCGGGCGCTACGCGCGGGGGCCCGGCGAGGCGCCGGCGTTCGTCTGCCACGCCTGCGGGATGGGTTGCGCGTCCGGCGACGTGCCGCTCCGGTCCCCGCGGCCCGTCGTCGAGGCGGCGGCCGCTGTTGCCGCGCACCCGCGAGGGCGTCCGACGCCGGACACATCGCACGCGGCGGATCCGGCGGACGTCGTCCGTGTCCGCTTCGAGATCGCGGTCTTCGGCCGCCAGGCGTTCCTGGGGCACCTCGACACGCTGCGCCACTTCACGCGGAGCCTCCGCCGCGCGGGGCTCGAGGTGGACTACTCCCGCGGGTTCCACCCCAAGCCGAGGATCGAGACGACGCCGCCCTTGCCGCTCGGCACCGCGGGCCTCGGCGAGCTGTACGACGTGGGGCTCGTGCGCCCGCCGAGCGAGCCGGAGATCGCCGAGCGCCTCGCCCGCGCCCTGCCGCCGGAGCTCGAGGCGCGGCGCGTGCAGAGGCTCGATCCGGCCGACGCGAAGATCGCGAAGGCGATCGCCGCCGCCGAGTACCTCGTCGCGGTCGAGGTCGAGCGGGCGGTCGCCGAGAGCGCGGTCGCAGGGATGCTGGCGGCCGAGACCATCTTCGTCGAGCGGTGCCGGAAGGGGGAGTCGCTGCGCGTCGACGTGCGGCAATTCGTGGCGAGCGCCGAGGTGATGCCTTCGTGGCCGAGCGACCCGGCGATCGAGCCGGATCCCGCGAGGACCCCGCTGCGGATCGTCCTGCACGCGGTCACCTCGGGCGGCGCGCGCCCCGCGGAGCTGCTCGCCCCGTTCCTCGGAGAGGCGATGGAGACCGCCGAGATCACGCGGTTGGGTTGGATCCTGCGGTGA
- a CDS encoding IPT/TIG domain-containing protein, which produces MRARLMAALIAAILAGCSGSDGPTPKITSPNGDAPAVVCPGCADPAARTFEIAGGGFSPVVDDSLDAADGMELPTVVLIDPEGVEAEVPADGVTYTENTGDDVLTVVLPLGFVPPTEAGQPEVLYDLRVVNPNGNKDRVGAAVRAIAPADQFAITGIDPPFGWTGAPTTVTILSTEGFASTPTAFMKLHGAPDTAEIPFENVAFIDSSTLTAVVPAGSPIGVYDVTVTNPPAVGPVGFLDSGFKVVSQPVPTIIVVVPERGTGQQDTNVSIFGDNFRDPVTVELIDADGNTAVTIAELAPVDAHRIDTVFPTSTQSADLPTGVYLVRVTDQDEATYSTYSAFLVTNPAGNLNVFETVEGPTIGRRMPAGAFARDVLGNRYVYAIGGDTGDGGEALDTVELSQLSKFGALASWNVQRSPLTTPRAAAAAVAVPVYDEEISPYVPVKTYLYVIGGFDDSGMALDTVERAVVLDPVDSPVDLEAEATPAGGDLAAGAWYYRVAAIVPASDPDNPGGETLASEEVVVTLPEPGAVSLSWTPTTIGGAPAAGYRVYRTDEADGVSKTEHQIAEVTDTAYTDAGDAAGTAPPQFLGATGVFVVDDSALGAGRLGLRAVLAHDETGARFVFALGGMSSTVGGSLDAVEIAAVAADGHLGDFATTGATPLDAPRAFFDAVLEDAANVSGYALGGSRLWVMGGLDAAGAPTGSLSQSDVAAGANGAWVPNDKTVQSAAGVMAVIANNKLFCLGGAAAASWMSFSNVTPNGRDTEFDDAGDITGSINSTANGLLAPRALGAAVQGAGFIYYFGGTSDGLDALATAERTY; this is translated from the coding sequence ATGCGCGCTCGCCTCATGGCCGCGCTGATCGCGGCGATCCTTGCCGGATGCTCCGGTTCGGACGGCCCGACGCCGAAGATCACGAGCCCGAACGGCGACGCCCCCGCGGTCGTCTGCCCGGGCTGCGCGGATCCCGCGGCGCGGACGTTCGAGATCGCGGGCGGCGGCTTCTCGCCCGTCGTGGACGACTCGCTCGACGCCGCGGACGGCATGGAGCTCCCGACCGTCGTCCTCATCGATCCGGAGGGCGTCGAGGCGGAGGTGCCCGCCGACGGCGTGACGTACACGGAGAACACCGGCGACGACGTGCTCACCGTGGTGCTGCCGCTGGGCTTCGTGCCGCCGACCGAGGCGGGGCAGCCCGAGGTGCTGTACGACCTGCGCGTGGTCAACCCGAACGGGAACAAGGATCGGGTAGGCGCGGCGGTCCGCGCGATCGCGCCCGCGGATCAGTTCGCGATCACGGGCATCGATCCGCCGTTCGGCTGGACCGGCGCGCCGACGACGGTGACGATCCTCTCGACGGAGGGGTTCGCGTCCACGCCGACCGCGTTCATGAAGCTCCACGGCGCCCCGGACACGGCGGAGATCCCGTTCGAGAACGTCGCGTTCATCGATTCGAGCACGCTCACCGCGGTGGTGCCCGCGGGATCACCCATCGGCGTCTACGACGTCACCGTGACGAACCCGCCGGCCGTCGGGCCCGTGGGGTTCCTCGACAGCGGGTTCAAGGTGGTATCCCAGCCGGTCCCGACGATCATCGTGGTCGTGCCCGAGCGCGGCACGGGACAGCAAGACACGAACGTGTCGATCTTCGGCGACAACTTCCGGGATCCCGTGACCGTCGAGCTGATCGACGCCGACGGCAACACGGCGGTCACGATCGCGGAGCTCGCGCCCGTCGACGCGCACCGGATCGACACCGTGTTCCCGACGTCGACGCAGTCGGCCGATCTCCCTACCGGGGTCTACCTCGTCCGCGTCACGGACCAGGACGAGGCGACCTACTCCACGTACTCGGCGTTCCTCGTCACGAACCCGGCGGGCAACCTGAACGTCTTCGAGACGGTCGAAGGGCCGACGATCGGACGGCGCATGCCCGCCGGCGCCTTCGCGCGGGACGTGCTCGGCAACCGCTACGTCTACGCCATCGGCGGCGACACGGGCGACGGCGGCGAGGCGCTCGACACGGTGGAGCTCAGCCAGCTGTCCAAGTTCGGCGCGCTCGCCTCGTGGAACGTGCAGCGCAGCCCCCTCACGACGCCCCGCGCGGCGGCGGCCGCGGTCGCGGTGCCGGTGTACGACGAGGAGATCTCGCCGTACGTGCCGGTGAAGACGTACCTCTACGTGATCGGCGGCTTCGACGACAGCGGCATGGCGCTCGACACGGTGGAGCGCGCGGTCGTGCTCGATCCCGTGGATTCGCCCGTCGATCTCGAGGCGGAGGCGACGCCGGCCGGCGGGGATCTCGCGGCCGGGGCCTGGTACTACCGCGTCGCCGCGATCGTCCCGGCGAGCGATCCGGACAACCCGGGAGGAGAGACGCTCGCGTCCGAGGAGGTCGTCGTGACCCTGCCCGAGCCGGGGGCTGTCTCGCTCTCCTGGACGCCGACGACGATAGGCGGCGCCCCTGCCGCCGGCTATCGCGTGTACCGCACGGACGAGGCGGACGGCGTATCGAAGACCGAGCACCAGATCGCCGAGGTGACCGACACCGCGTACACCGACGCCGGCGACGCGGCCGGCACCGCGCCCCCGCAGTTCCTCGGCGCGACCGGCGTCTTCGTGGTCGACGACTCGGCGCTCGGCGCCGGGCGCCTCGGGTTGCGCGCGGTGCTCGCGCACGACGAGACCGGCGCCCGTTTCGTCTTCGCGCTCGGCGGGATGTCGTCCACCGTGGGCGGTTCGCTCGACGCGGTCGAGATCGCGGCCGTCGCCGCAGACGGACACCTGGGCGACTTCGCGACGACCGGCGCGACCCCGCTCGACGCGCCCCGCGCCTTCTTCGACGCGGTGCTCGAGGACGCGGCGAACGTCTCGGGCTACGCGCTCGGCGGCTCCCGCCTCTGGGTCATGGGCGGCCTAGACGCGGCCGGCGCGCCCACGGGATCGCTCTCGCAGTCCGACGTCGCGGCCGGCGCCAACGGCGCGTGGGTCCCGAACGACAAGACGGTCCAGAGCGCGGCCGGCGTCATGGCCGTGATCGCGAACAACAAGCTGTTCTGCCTGGGCGGCGCGGCGGCCGCGAGCTGGATGTCGTTCTCGAACGTGACGCCGAACGGCCGCGATACGGAGTTCGACGACGCCGGCGACATCACCGGCTCGATCAACTCCACGGCGAACGGGCTCCTCGCGCCGCGCGCGCTCGGCGCCGCCGTCCAGGGCGCGGGCTTCATCTACTACTTCGGCGGAACGTCGGACGGCCTCGACGCGCTCGCCACGGCCGAGCGCACCTACTGA
- a CDS encoding IPT/TIG domain-containing protein, with protein MMRTARWILVTIGLAWAAACSDSPDSQDGDGGTDTDTDTDTDTDTDTDTDTDSDTDTDTDADSGLGPLACAAVEPGAVSTLVDVTFTLIGTGFADGMTVSVTETTSSATVDLGAATLSSSTGASADAAAGEVAVGTYSVTLTNPDSESVTCPDSIDWLAKAPPTVTSVTPETAWEGLATDSVVSDLQVAVAGTGFEATPMVTWVDVDDPGSRFLAGVVLFADALNLEAICPSETESMPTGMYWVEATNPDGLGAFWMDGEVRGEFEVVGTPPPVITAIDPFRSPAADTPTVTITGDYFMDGATVELLALDETVYPMAAGFIDSGTLTAVFDVGQGIYPVKVTNPDGQYDIYYSYEATPSSAGHLESFDLVTTGTMATARWRHASCAGYDAFGGGYIYTAGGLDASDVVLGDVEVLPVSAFGEPGAVWTSEQWNGAADPRAANLLATARQGLALARAGSWLYAVGGADVNTNIADSTALALGTVERARILGLETRPQITGSTTGSGDIPVGTWYYQVSAIGAWGESLASGREMISGGGGSIQITWSAVTGATSYNVYRNVDASGNGGDTRLLASEVAGTSYTDTGATSPVIDGVAPLPFGSLSKWQPVDEEMLSAREGLEAIVVTVPSGEEDVDDKTFLFAVGGRPEATGAGYLVSGERAEVLADGDLGPFVALSYDLQTPRAFYVLLTSQGQKDSGFIPDPEIPLEKSISTEPLYLIAILGDDAHAGTNNSGLITFEVTEIVTADGDNEAWAVQDETVQPGHPAHAHGALLYFDFMFTFTGVDNEDEGGDPLVSGNAASRVEFHADATDPAYVLDGWQSNSASFGTDRAYYDMVRVNGYIWALGGNDESGPIATIERTMQ; from the coding sequence ATGATGCGCACGGCAAGATGGATTCTCGTGACGATCGGGTTGGCGTGGGCCGCGGCGTGCAGCGACTCGCCGGATTCCCAGGACGGAGACGGCGGTACGGACACGGACACGGACACCGACACCGACACGGACACCGACACCGACACGGACACCGATTCCGACACGGACACGGACACCGACGCGGACAGCGGGCTCGGGCCGCTCGCCTGCGCCGCCGTGGAGCCGGGCGCGGTCTCGACGCTCGTCGACGTGACCTTCACGTTGATAGGAACCGGGTTCGCCGACGGCATGACCGTGAGCGTGACCGAGACGACCTCGTCCGCGACGGTCGATCTCGGCGCGGCCACCCTCTCCTCGTCCACGGGCGCCTCGGCGGACGCGGCGGCGGGCGAAGTGGCCGTCGGGACGTACTCCGTGACGCTCACCAACCCGGACAGCGAGTCCGTGACCTGCCCGGACTCGATCGACTGGCTGGCGAAGGCGCCGCCGACCGTGACCTCGGTCACGCCCGAGACCGCCTGGGAAGGGCTCGCGACCGACTCGGTGGTCTCGGACCTGCAGGTCGCCGTCGCGGGGACCGGGTTCGAGGCGACGCCGATGGTGACGTGGGTCGACGTCGACGATCCGGGCAGCCGGTTCCTCGCCGGGGTCGTGCTGTTCGCCGACGCACTGAACCTCGAGGCGATCTGCCCCTCCGAGACCGAGTCCATGCCCACGGGCATGTACTGGGTCGAGGCGACCAACCCGGACGGGCTCGGCGCCTTCTGGATGGACGGCGAAGTGCGCGGCGAGTTCGAGGTGGTCGGCACCCCGCCGCCGGTCATCACGGCGATCGATCCGTTCCGCTCGCCGGCCGCCGACACCCCCACGGTGACGATCACCGGCGACTACTTCATGGACGGCGCGACGGTCGAGCTGCTCGCCTTGGACGAGACGGTCTACCCGATGGCGGCGGGCTTCATCGATTCCGGGACGCTGACGGCGGTGTTCGACGTCGGGCAGGGGATCTACCCGGTCAAGGTGACCAACCCGGACGGCCAGTACGACATCTATTACAGCTACGAGGCGACCCCGTCCTCGGCAGGGCACCTCGAGAGCTTCGACCTCGTCACGACGGGGACGATGGCCACGGCGCGCTGGCGCCACGCCTCGTGCGCCGGCTACGACGCGTTCGGCGGCGGCTACATCTACACGGCCGGCGGGCTCGACGCTTCGGACGTGGTGCTGGGCGACGTGGAGGTGCTCCCGGTGTCGGCGTTCGGCGAGCCCGGCGCCGTCTGGACTTCGGAGCAGTGGAACGGCGCGGCGGATCCGCGGGCGGCGAACCTCCTTGCGACCGCTCGCCAGGGGCTCGCGCTCGCGCGGGCCGGATCGTGGCTGTACGCGGTCGGCGGCGCGGACGTGAACACGAACATCGCGGACTCGACGGCGCTCGCGCTCGGAACGGTGGAGCGCGCCCGCATCCTCGGCCTCGAGACGCGGCCGCAGATCACGGGCTCGACGACCGGGTCCGGCGACATCCCCGTCGGCACCTGGTACTATCAGGTCTCGGCGATAGGGGCGTGGGGCGAGTCGCTCGCGTCGGGCCGGGAGATGATCTCGGGCGGCGGCGGCTCGATCCAGATCACGTGGTCGGCGGTCACCGGGGCGACCTCGTACAACGTCTACAGGAACGTCGACGCGAGCGGCAACGGCGGCGACACGCGGCTCCTCGCGTCCGAGGTCGCGGGCACGTCGTACACGGACACGGGCGCGACCTCGCCGGTGATCGACGGCGTCGCGCCGCTGCCGTTCGGCTCTCTCTCCAAGTGGCAGCCCGTCGACGAGGAGATGCTCAGCGCGCGCGAAGGTCTCGAGGCGATCGTCGTGACCGTCCCGAGCGGCGAGGAGGACGTCGACGACAAGACCTTCCTCTTCGCGGTGGGCGGCCGCCCGGAAGCGACCGGCGCCGGGTACCTCGTGTCCGGCGAGCGCGCCGAGGTGCTCGCGGACGGCGATCTCGGGCCGTTCGTCGCGCTGTCGTACGACCTGCAGACGCCGCGCGCCTTCTACGTGCTGCTCACGAGCCAGGGGCAGAAGGACAGCGGCTTCATCCCGGATCCGGAGATCCCGCTCGAGAAGTCGATCTCGACCGAGCCGCTCTACCTGATCGCCATCCTCGGCGACGACGCGCACGCGGGCACGAACAACTCCGGGCTCATCACGTTCGAGGTCACCGAGATCGTGACCGCGGACGGCGACAACGAGGCGTGGGCCGTCCAGGACGAGACGGTGCAACCCGGCCACCCGGCGCACGCGCACGGCGCGCTCCTGTACTTCGACTTCATGTTCACGTTCACCGGCGTCGACAACGAGGACGAAGGCGGCGACCCGCTCGTCAGCGGCAACGCCGCGTCGCGCGTCGAATTCCACGCGGACGCCACGGACCCCGCGTACGTCCTCGACGGCTGGCAGTCCAACTCCGCGTCCTTCGGGACCGATCGCGCGTACTACGACATGGTGCGGGTGAACGGCTACATCTGGGCGCTCGGCGGCAACGACGAGAGCGGCCCCATCGCGACCATCGAACGGACCATGCAGTAG